The sequence AATTTGGCTTCCTTCACCATCCAATTTCATTCAAGATTTAGGTGTCCTTTAGTATGAGATATTTTACgagattagttttttttttttttatatatatatatatatatatatatatatatataaaataactaattttattattttaatgtaagAATTATTTTAGATTAGCTAATATCTtagattaaatataaataaaactaaTACTAACTTCTTTTTTGAAATTATTATCTCGGTCCCATATACCAAACAATTAGATTATGCtatttatatataacttaaattatttttttatatatatataatagatatcaaactctctttgatgaattttattttaaattttgaactccATCTCTTAATAAAAATCCTAACTCTGCATCTGGGTTAAAGCAAACACTCGTACATTTATCGCTCAATTTCAAGCTAATACGTCAAGCCAAAAAACATCACCATCTTTGATTTGATGTCCATGTACATCCAACATATAGTCAAACATCCTCCTTTATCTTTTCAGCTAAACCCCTCTCCTCAGTAGTATGACTGGTATTTTGTCAAATATAATTGTACTAGAATGTTATTATGCTCTAGTTTGGTCATAAATTTTGAAGTTGATACCcgaaatatgaaaattttagttttttgaagttttgatttttagattttgaagttATGTCTAGACATGCATATTGCTTGagaaaaattgaagttttgtgagTTGAAGTCTCAAAAATTAAGTTtttgaaaacttaaaaatatttgaggtttcaaaatttgatcaaattttatcaTCATACAAATATTTGAATGATAAATTCTCAAAATCTACTCCCGAAATTTATGGCCAGATGTTAGCTATATATTATCCTCCTGCCAAATATTATTTTACCATTGTCATTCATCGTAAATGTTAAATAACCTTTCAAATCAGGTACTCAGAAGAAGATGTTTTGTACCAACTAgttaatatatatacaaaatgtcTTTTTTAACGAAAAGAAACTAATTCTCCTTTCTTGACATGAATGTGAATCCTTCACCATTGAGATTGTGAATTCaaactatgaaaataaaatattgatatcagAGAGTGTTTTTTGGTTTAATAAACCTACGCTGAATAATTTCTACTTCTTTCGTCCAAAATAAGAGTTTTTGGAGTGTGCCACACCCTTTGAGAAGGATGGTAAAAATAATTTGTCAATATTATTCTTTTTGTGTCTTTCCAATAATCCATTAAAGAGAAGGctaattctgaaaaaaaaaatttaatacatttttgaactttgaaaaaTCTTTATCTTGATTCATAAAACAAGTgtcataaatttattattttgaactaGATAGAGTATTTACTAAGGAGTACTTTACCTACAATGCACCATACACTGCTCGTATCTAGATTAGTTTAGCCAGTTAAATCTGAATATTTTGAATgcataaattgaaaagaaaatgagagcCTATCCTCTTTCAACATAAATGCTATTCTTTCCATTTTGAATAGAGATCTTGAATTCAAATAGTTACGAGGGAACGTTTTTCTACTTAGTGGaccttacaaaaaaaaaattattgtctctCCCttcgtttatttttatttattcaataatattaacTTATCACacctttaaaaataataaatagaagacACACAATTTTATTATGtcactatttaaatataattaatttaatatttcgAGAAATATATTGAGAAATGAGGCCACACCTTAATGGCTTTGGTCAGAAAAGGAAATAAGGCAATAAATAGAGCTTCCTTTTGTAGATGGAACTTCATGCTCGTGGATAGAAGTGAGAAAAACTAGACCGAAGGTGCCTAACAGCCTAGCTAGACCCATCAGGTAGGGAATCCCACCCTCAGCCAAGCAAGTAAGTAAGCCCAAGTCTTCGCAAGAAGGAGAAAGGAggaattaaatgataaattatttgtcgattttttaaattagacaagtaaaaataaacatcaatttttACCATAATGgatcagtaaaaaaaaaaaagacgaagAAAGTATACTCTCGAATCTAAATTAGTCTAGTCAATAAATACCAATTAACtcataaaagagaaaagaggCTGAGGGTGACCCCCTTTTTATGTTGTCACTCCAAGATCGCAGGGCCTATACTCTTGATGATATAAATACAGACATATAGTGGTGGGTAGTAGTACTCAGAGAAAGAGGGTCCCCTTAAGAATTTATTTCAGCAAGAATTGGGAGTAGTGAGGTGGTGTGGCCAAGGGTGGTTGGGCTCTTATTTTGCAATACcaactcacacacacacacactagctATAGTACTACTACTCACTACCAATATGTTCTCCTGTTTGAGTCTTTGAGAGTAAAAATAGTCACTCCTACTCTTCATGGCATGCTTAGAAATgtacaacaaaaacaataactCATCCACTGACCACAGCAACagcaccaacaacaacaacaaacattATTCAatgagtccaagaatctctttctCCAATGACTTCATTGAATCTTCAACTACTTCTTCTcagcatcatcaacaacaaatgATGATGAAGAATCAAGAAAGGTCTTATAGTGATGCTCCTGTTTCCTCTGACTTTGAATTCTCCGTCACTAATTATTCCATGATTAGTGCTGATGAACTTTTCTCTAAGGGCAGGTTACTGCCCTTTAAAGAGACTCAAAAGACTATTACTACTATTCGAGATGAACTCCTCAATGACGACgacgatgatgataatgattttaCCTTGACGATACCCAAAAGTTCTACTAGGTGGAAGGGTCTATTAGGCCTCAAAAAATCTCATCTTGGTTCCAAGAAAATCGacaagaaaaatgatgaaaagaggCCTCAAGACCTGCCTCATGCCACCAAGAATTCCCAGGTACGTTTATTTATGCAATATTTAGTTTTACATCTAGTAAAACTAGTGTGTTTGATATGACCG comes from Capsicum annuum cultivar UCD-10X-F1 chromosome 2, UCD10Xv1.1, whole genome shotgun sequence and encodes:
- the LOC107860307 gene encoding guanylate cyclase alpha, whose amino-acid sequence is MACLEMYNKNNNSSTDHSNSTNNNNKHYSMSPRISFSNDFIESSTTSSQHHQQQMMMKNQERSYSDAPVSSDFEFSVTNYSMISADELFSKGRLLPFKETQKTITTIRDELLNDDDDDDNDFTLTIPKSSTRWKGLLGLKKSHLGSKKIDKKNDEKRPQDLPHATKNSQEMYNGSGSGRDMDFRFN